A window of the Candidatus Palauibacter scopulicola genome harbors these coding sequences:
- a CDS encoding Ig-like domain-containing protein, producing the protein MKSRRARVLAVAAVAWAAACGDGEPDVTGPAPVPNRAPEAVGTIPARTLPVGETATVDVSSHFRDPDGDVLSYTAATSNPGVVGVSVSGSSVTVTAAARGVVTITVTGRDPQGLAAQQSFEVTVPNRSPAVADTIPAQTLFTGETATVDASAHFRDPDGDPLSFAATSSDSAVATVTVSGATLTIRAVAAGVATVTVTASDTDGAGAEQRFDVTVPNRAPEAVDALPPLTLEVGETEPVVVSPFFRDPDGDSLTYTAASSNPEVAAVSVSSDSVAVEALAKGLATITVIATDPAGAGAEQRFDVTVPNRAPEVVGTLPPRTIAAGETEPVAVSPYFRDPDGDPLTYTATSDSPDVATVVVTEGVLLIRAVADGTATITVTATDPEEAAVATSFDVTVVRPAHPFEIELVFATPMTAAHEAAFQRAAERWMKILAPTELPETRLDRTLGCGGDPRFERHVETIEGVMIVVAVVEIDGPLGTLGRAGPCWVRTATSLPLYGRILMDAADLNRLGAGDLEELILHEMAHVLGFGTLWPRVGLLRDPASETSSPDTHFTGPLAIAAFDAAGGTDYPGAKVPVENRGGEGSRNSHWRDTVLALELMRPFQRLGVAEPLSAITIQSLADFGYEVDATQAEPYRLPSPDLARALEAAPKIPYGDDIWRGPLIFVDPNGRITRVIPR; encoded by the coding sequence ATGAAGTCGCGGCGAGCACGCGTACTCGCGGTGGCCGCTGTCGCATGGGCGGCCGCCTGCGGCGACGGGGAGCCGGACGTCACGGGACCCGCGCCCGTGCCGAACCGCGCGCCGGAGGCGGTGGGGACGATCCCGGCGCGGACGCTGCCCGTCGGGGAGACGGCGACCGTGGACGTGTCGTCCCACTTCCGCGACCCCGATGGGGACGTCCTGTCCTACACGGCGGCGACATCGAACCCGGGCGTCGTCGGCGTTTCCGTGTCCGGCAGTTCCGTGACGGTCACCGCCGCCGCCAGGGGCGTTGTCACTATCACGGTGACCGGCCGCGACCCGCAGGGGCTGGCCGCCCAGCAGAGCTTCGAGGTCACGGTCCCGAACCGGTCCCCCGCGGTCGCGGACACGATCCCGGCGCAGACGCTGTTTACGGGCGAGACGGCGACGGTGGACGCGTCCGCCCACTTCCGGGACCCGGACGGCGACCCGCTCAGCTTCGCCGCGACCTCGTCCGACTCCGCGGTCGCGACGGTCACGGTCTCCGGGGCGACGCTGACCATCCGCGCGGTCGCCGCCGGGGTCGCGACGGTCACGGTGACCGCGAGCGATACCGACGGCGCCGGGGCGGAGCAGCGCTTCGATGTCACGGTGCCGAACCGCGCGCCGGAGGCCGTCGACGCGCTTCCCCCGCTGACGCTCGAGGTCGGCGAGACGGAGCCCGTCGTCGTGTCCCCCTTCTTCCGCGACCCGGACGGCGACTCCCTCACCTACACGGCGGCCTCATCGAACCCCGAGGTCGCCGCCGTCTCCGTGTCGAGCGATTCGGTGGCCGTCGAGGCGCTCGCGAAGGGTCTGGCGACGATCACGGTGATTGCGACCGATCCGGCCGGTGCCGGGGCGGAGCAGCGCTTCGATGTCACGGTGCCCAACCGCGCGCCGGAGGTCGTGGGGACGCTCCCGCCGCGGACCATCGCCGCGGGCGAGACGGAACCCGTCGCCGTGTCCCCGTACTTCCGCGACCCGGACGGCGACCCGCTCACCTACACGGCGACCTCGGACAGCCCGGATGTCGCGACGGTCGTGGTCACCGAAGGGGTGCTGTTGATCCGCGCGGTCGCCGACGGCACCGCTACCATCACGGTGACCGCGACCGATCCGGAGGAGGCCGCCGTCGCCACATCGTTCGACGTGACCGTCGTGCGTCCCGCGCACCCATTCGAGATCGAACTCGTGTTCGCGACCCCGATGACCGCAGCCCACGAGGCCGCGTTCCAGCGCGCGGCGGAGCGCTGGATGAAGATCCTCGCGCCGACGGAACTCCCCGAGACGCGGCTGGACCGGACCCTGGGGTGCGGGGGAGACCCGAGATTCGAGCGCCACGTGGAAACGATCGAGGGCGTGATGATCGTGGTGGCGGTGGTCGAAATCGACGGTCCGCTCGGGACCCTGGGACGCGCCGGGCCCTGTTGGGTCCGGACCGCGACCTCGTTGCCCCTCTACGGCCGGATCCTGATGGACGCCGCGGACCTCAACCGGCTCGGGGCCGGCGATCTGGAGGAGTTGATCCTCCACGAAATGGCGCATGTGCTCGGCTTCGGCACGCTCTGGCCAAGGGTCGGTCTGCTCCGGGACCCCGCCTCCGAGACGTCGTCGCCGGACACCCACTTCACGGGCCCGCTGGCCATCGCGGCGTTCGATGCGGCCGGCGGGACGGACTACCCGGGCGCCAAGGTGCCCGTGGAGAACAGGGGCGGCGAGGGATCGCGGAACAGCCATTGGAGGGACACCGTCCTCGCGCTGGAACTCATGAGGCCGTTCCAGCGCCTCGGCGTGGCCGAACCGCTGAGCGCGATCACCATCCAGTCGCTGGCGGATTTCGGCTACGAAGTCGATGCGACGCAGGCCGAGCCCTACCGGCTGCCCAGCCCGGATCTCGCCCGCGCCCTCGAGGCGGCCCCGAAGATCCCCTACGGAGACGACATCTGGAGAGGCCCCCTGATCTTCGTAGACCCCAACGGCCGCATCACCCGCGTAATCCCCAGGTAA
- a CDS encoding DUF4276 family protein, translating into MTRLAISVEGQTEEEFVKDSLAVHLQGRGVDVRPVMVGRARGRGQGGGNVSIGLLAREMRALKASFDAVTSLVDFYGFRGKGTMSADDLLRAIRESLGPFDERFVFPYVQMHEFEGLLFSNVDAFAIVLPEAPVADLRSIRSEFDTPEDINDSPTTAPSKRIKRLIPSYRKRLDGPPLAAEIGLNRIRSECPRFDAWLRRLESLGEPAT; encoded by the coding sequence TTGACCCGTTTGGCCATCTCCGTGGAGGGGCAGACGGAGGAGGAATTCGTCAAGGATTCGCTGGCGGTCCATCTCCAAGGCCGGGGCGTTGACGTCAGACCTGTCATGGTCGGCCGGGCGCGCGGCAGGGGACAGGGTGGCGGGAATGTCTCGATAGGTCTGCTCGCACGGGAAATGCGGGCACTGAAGGCGAGTTTCGATGCCGTAACCTCCCTCGTGGACTTCTATGGGTTCAGGGGCAAGGGAACCATGTCGGCCGACGACCTCCTCCGGGCGATCCGCGAGAGCCTCGGACCATTCGACGAGCGATTCGTGTTCCCCTACGTCCAGATGCACGAGTTCGAGGGACTGCTGTTCTCGAACGTGGACGCGTTCGCGATCGTTCTCCCCGAAGCTCCGGTCGCGGATCTGAGATCCATCCGCTCCGAATTCGACACGCCGGAGGACATCAACGACAGTCCCACGACCGCGCCGAGCAAACGTATCAAGCGGCTGATTCCGAGCTACCGGAAGCGACTGGACGGCCCTCCGCTGGCGGCTGAAATTGGGCTGAACCGGATACGAAGCGAATGCCCGAGATTCGACGCCTGGTTGCGTCGCCTCGAATCCCTCGGCGAGCCCGCAACCTGA
- a CDS encoding AAA family ATPase, producing the protein MTLLTGKNGVGKTAALEAVRALAARGRRCLSLGPGVLGDDRIAKWWNDVELTPDEDKVVDALKLVVNAAERAAVVGGHAGRRPRRSRVIVELEGDPVPVPLKSLGDGAVRVFGVALALANSRDGFLVIDEAENGIHHSLQERFWRMVLETAEANNVQVLATTHSRDCVEGFARAVTECQHIDGALARINRRNGETWAVEYSERDMRIAAEQGIEVR; encoded by the coding sequence GTGACGCTGCTCACTGGAAAAAACGGTGTGGGGAAGACCGCCGCCCTCGAGGCCGTCCGAGCGTTGGCGGCGCGTGGCCGGCGTTGCCTTTCCCTGGGCCCGGGCGTACTGGGAGACGACAGGATCGCGAAATGGTGGAACGACGTTGAGTTGACCCCAGACGAGGACAAGGTCGTTGACGCCTTGAAGCTCGTGGTGAACGCGGCTGAGCGCGCGGCTGTGGTCGGGGGACACGCAGGCCGCCGACCGCGACGTAGTCGAGTGATCGTGGAGCTGGAGGGCGATCCCGTGCCTGTTCCGTTGAAGAGTCTGGGGGACGGGGCCGTGCGGGTGTTCGGGGTGGCGCTGGCCCTGGCCAACAGCCGCGACGGATTCCTGGTGATCGACGAAGCCGAAAACGGCATCCACCACTCCCTGCAAGAGCGCTTCTGGCGCATGGTTCTGGAAACTGCGGAGGCCAACAACGTTCAGGTGCTGGCGACGACGCACAGCCGAGATTGCGTGGAGGGATTCGCCCGGGCGGTGACCGAATGTCAGCACATCGACGGTGCTCTTGCCCGGATCAACCGACGGAACGGAGAAACGTGGGCCGTCGAGTACTCCGAGAGGGACATGCGGATCGCCGCGGAGCAGGGCATCGAGGTTCGGTGA